Proteins from a single region of Dyadobacter fanqingshengii:
- the murG gene encoding undecaprenyldiphospho-muramoylpentapeptide beta-N-acetylglucosaminyltransferase has translation MSKKVIISGGGTGGHIYPAIAIANALQKKDPDLEVLFVGALGKMEMEKVPRAGFEIVGLPIAGLKRSLSLDNLLVPFKLINSLSKAKGIIEDFKPDVAVGVGGFASGPLLMMASLAGIPTLIQEQNSYAGITNKFLGKKARKICVAYPGMEAFFPSDKIALLGNPVRSDIVDVSARNKEALVEFGLNGAHKTLFVMGGSLGARSINEAINAGLPNLLEAGYQVLWQTGRGYIDTAKQTIATLGTDKVKAFDFIYTMDLAYAVADVVISRAGALSVSELCLAAKPSILVPFPAAAEDHQTKNALTLVEQDAAIMIKDSKTMQELVPQALELLKDIVKQDELKLNIRKLARPNAADDIAAEVFKLIK, from the coding sequence ATGTCGAAAAAAGTGATTATCAGCGGCGGTGGCACCGGAGGGCACATTTACCCTGCGATTGCAATAGCCAATGCTTTACAGAAAAAAGACCCGGATCTCGAAGTGCTTTTTGTGGGCGCTTTGGGCAAAATGGAAATGGAAAAAGTGCCGCGTGCAGGTTTTGAGATCGTAGGCTTACCCATTGCCGGTTTGAAAAGGTCGTTGTCACTGGATAATCTCCTCGTTCCCTTTAAGCTTATCAACAGCTTATCGAAAGCCAAAGGCATTATTGAGGATTTTAAACCCGACGTTGCGGTGGGAGTGGGCGGTTTTGCAAGCGGCCCTTTGCTGATGATGGCTTCGCTGGCAGGAATTCCAACATTAATTCAGGAACAAAATTCCTATGCGGGGATTACCAATAAGTTTTTGGGTAAAAAAGCCAGAAAAATTTGCGTGGCTTACCCGGGAATGGAAGCGTTTTTCCCATCCGATAAAATAGCGCTTTTGGGGAATCCGGTCAGGAGCGACATTGTGGATGTATCCGCAAGAAATAAAGAGGCACTGGTTGAATTTGGGTTAAATGGTGCGCATAAGACATTGTTTGTTATGGGCGGCAGCCTGGGGGCAAGGTCTATTAATGAGGCCATTAATGCTGGTCTGCCCAACTTATTGGAAGCAGGTTATCAGGTGCTGTGGCAAACAGGAAGAGGCTATATAGACACGGCTAAACAAACCATTGCAACCCTGGGAACTGATAAAGTAAAAGCCTTCGATTTTATTTACACAATGGATCTGGCTTATGCAGTCGCAGATGTTGTGATTTCAAGAGCGGGCGCATTGTCTGTTTCTGAATTATGTCTTGCAGCCAAACCTTCGATACTTGTTCCTTTTCCGGCCGCTGCGGAGGATCATCAGACCAAGAATGCCTTGACATTGGTGGAACAGGATGCAGCAATAATGATCAAGGATTCTAAAACCATGCAGGAGCTTGTTCCTCAGGCGCTTGAACTGCTGAAAGACATTGTCAAACAGGACGAATTAAAGCTGAATATCCGGAAGCTTGCACGGCCGAATGCTGCCGATGATATCGCAGCAGAAGTTTTTAAATTAATCAAGTAA
- a CDS encoding FtsW/RodA/SpoVE family cell cycle protein → MDFLLKSREDTQAWFSKNLKGDPWIWGICIVMLMWSIVVVYSASVKDAYSQMDGNTEYYLYKHVLLCFLSLMVMYFVHRIPYIKFVYVTRLAVWSSILLLIFTMFFGTSVNDAARWIEIPVIGQRFQPSEWAKVALIAHLSLILARHIKGGWNTRELFTEPLALVGIVCGLIFTSNVSTAVMLAGICFLLMFVGKVPLHYLFFTAFGLVFFATIAILLNSTQRSGTAQNRISAFFDKDVVVYQSQQSYMAMARGGLYGEGVAKSRQRRFLPEPQKDFIFAVAVEEYGTLGGTILIVLYLILLYRGLKAIEATKRPFGGLLSAGLTFIVVSQAFSAMAVTVGLVPVTGQTLPFFSQGGTSLLFTGIAMGMILSVSRGETVEEKKI, encoded by the coding sequence ATGGATTTCTTGCTAAAATCAAGAGAAGACACGCAGGCATGGTTCAGCAAAAACCTGAAAGGCGATCCCTGGATTTGGGGAATTTGCATTGTAATGCTGATGTGGAGCATTGTGGTGGTGTATAGCGCCAGTGTGAAGGACGCGTACAGCCAGATGGACGGGAACACGGAATACTATCTTTACAAACATGTCCTGCTATGCTTTCTTTCGCTGATGGTCATGTATTTCGTCCATCGCATTCCTTATATAAAATTTGTCTACGTTACCAGGCTTGCAGTATGGAGTTCCATATTGCTTTTGATTTTCACTATGTTTTTTGGAACATCCGTTAATGATGCCGCCAGATGGATTGAAATTCCGGTAATCGGTCAACGTTTTCAGCCTTCGGAGTGGGCAAAGGTTGCGTTAATCGCCCATTTGTCCTTAATCCTCGCAAGACACATTAAGGGTGGCTGGAATACGAGGGAGCTCTTTACCGAGCCGCTTGCGCTGGTAGGAATCGTTTGCGGGCTGATATTTACAAGTAATGTTTCCACGGCCGTAATGCTGGCCGGCATTTGCTTTCTCTTAATGTTCGTGGGTAAAGTTCCGCTGCATTATTTATTCTTTACGGCATTTGGCCTTGTTTTCTTCGCGACTATTGCCATTTTGCTCAATTCCACGCAAAGATCAGGAACCGCACAAAACCGGATCTCAGCGTTTTTTGACAAAGATGTTGTCGTATATCAATCCCAGCAATCTTACATGGCCATGGCCCGGGGTGGATTATACGGAGAAGGTGTTGCCAAAAGCCGTCAGCGCCGCTTCCTGCCAGAGCCTCAGAAAGATTTTATTTTCGCAGTTGCCGTGGAAGAATACGGCACATTGGGCGGAACCATCCTGATTGTCCTTTATCTCATTCTTTTATACCGGGGCTTAAAAGCCATTGAAGCGACGAAACGACCCTTTGGTGGACTGCTTTCCGCGGGACTCACATTCATTGTCGTCAGCCAGGCGTTTTCGGCCATGGCAGTTACGGTCGGGCTTGTGCCGGTTACCGGGCAAACATTACCATTTTTCAGTCAGGGCGGAACGTCTTTGCTCTTCACCGGCATCGCTATGGGTATGATCCTGAGCGTGAGCCGCGGGGAAACAGTGGAGGAGAAAAAGATATAA
- the ftsA gene encoding cell division protein FtsA, which produces MAHDKIVVGVDIGSTKITVVAAQGAASGSRQNNIEILGFSEVPVPKGAVVNGAVENIKQVGSAVREALAEASSRSDLDIAVVNVSFGGTQVKVSHHNDGVIRPSASSGEEVTQRDVDQLVDDMYRAKIEPNYDVLHVLPMEFVVDNSMNVREPVGRTGIKLGGNFLIISANSQSVLRTKKSLADADQNLKCDKMVFAPLATSLAVLNENETKAGIALVDIGDHTTDLVIYHDSIVRHIATFPIGGRHITSDLAIGCGIQVENAERLKQEYGVAISADVPLNIEILVNFLAGRAPKQVLKKNVALIIEERLKEIAAMVYAEVIKSGYLDKLIGGIVLTGGSANIDEIEKLFEKVTNMSVRVGYPENLERTAKADAVSNSSYSTAIGLAWAGLRNIDPRVKSVCKPATSINTGTVVQREKVKEVTKEEPGKKNGTFWDSFNSIIRKKDDGLSDY; this is translated from the coding sequence ATGGCACACGACAAAATTGTAGTAGGCGTAGATATTGGGAGCACGAAAATTACCGTGGTTGCTGCACAGGGAGCCGCATCGGGTTCCCGTCAAAACAATATTGAAATTTTAGGTTTTAGCGAAGTTCCTGTTCCGAAAGGCGCAGTTGTAAATGGAGCCGTTGAAAATATAAAACAGGTAGGAAGCGCGGTCCGGGAAGCACTTGCCGAGGCATCTTCCCGTTCAGACCTTGATATTGCTGTGGTGAATGTGAGTTTTGGCGGCACACAGGTGAAAGTTAGCCATCACAATGATGGCGTTATCCGACCTTCTGCATCTTCCGGAGAAGAAGTTACGCAAAGAGATGTAGACCAGCTGGTGGACGACATGTACCGGGCCAAAATTGAGCCTAATTATGACGTATTACATGTGTTGCCGATGGAATTTGTGGTAGATAATTCCATGAATGTGCGTGAACCCGTAGGCAGGACAGGTATCAAACTGGGAGGTAACTTTCTGATCATTTCGGCAAACAGCCAATCGGTTTTACGCACGAAGAAGAGTTTGGCTGACGCAGACCAAAATCTAAAATGTGATAAAATGGTTTTTGCACCGCTGGCCACCAGTCTTGCGGTTTTGAATGAAAATGAGACAAAAGCCGGCATTGCGCTGGTTGATATCGGCGACCATACTACGGACCTCGTTATATATCATGACAGCATTGTACGCCATATCGCCACATTTCCGATAGGCGGCAGGCACATTACCAGTGACCTGGCGATCGGCTGCGGCATTCAGGTTGAAAATGCAGAGCGTTTAAAGCAGGAATATGGTGTAGCCATATCTGCCGATGTTCCGCTGAACATTGAAATACTTGTTAACTTTCTGGCAGGCCGCGCTCCAAAGCAGGTTTTAAAGAAAAACGTAGCATTGATCATTGAAGAGCGATTGAAAGAAATCGCAGCGATGGTTTATGCAGAAGTTATAAAATCAGGATATCTTGACAAACTCATTGGCGGCATTGTACTGACGGGGGGCTCTGCCAACATTGACGAGATCGAAAAGCTTTTTGAAAAAGTTACAAATATGTCTGTGCGGGTTGGCTATCCTGAAAACTTGGAAAGAACGGCAAAAGCCGATGCAGTAAGCAATTCTTCATACAGCACAGCCATCGGTTTAGCCTGGGCAGGACTCAGAAACATTGACCCTAGGGTTAAATCTGTATGCAAGCCTGCTACTTCCATAAACACAGGGACTGTTGTACAGCGGGAAAAAGTTAAAGAAGTTACAAAAGAAGAACCAGGCAAGAAGAACGGGACTTTCTGGGACAGTTTTAATAGTATTATCCGTAAAAAAGATGATGGTCTGAGTGACTATTGA
- a CDS encoding cell division protein FtsQ/DivIB, translated as MLRKFDYPWLLLKRSLWLILPIAGIGMAENKLGNQRCTNLVIAIEGDSGTRFLNQMDVRMLVTENGADPLLGSRLSDVALNDLENRVRRNKLIRKCQVYRDLKGNVVVEVEQERPLARWINTSENGEMRNSSGYYISDEGVFFPLSDSYSARALLVSGSFFSDAEKLKTTKGASLMELLRFLNTDPFWKAQVAQLNADKDGEISFMTVLGDQRIEFGTAENYVSKFNKLKMFYNEILSQDWSRYKKISIKFQNQIVCE; from the coding sequence ATGTTACGTAAATTTGACTATCCGTGGCTTTTGTTAAAACGCAGTTTGTGGCTCATTTTGCCAATAGCCGGGATAGGCATGGCAGAAAATAAGCTTGGTAATCAGCGTTGTACAAATCTTGTGATAGCCATAGAAGGAGATTCAGGCACACGGTTCCTTAATCAGATGGACGTGCGGATGCTGGTTACTGAAAATGGCGCAGATCCCCTGTTAGGCAGCAGGTTAAGCGATGTTGCACTGAATGATCTCGAAAACCGGGTTCGCAGAAATAAGCTGATCAGGAAATGTCAGGTTTATCGTGATCTGAAGGGAAATGTGGTGGTGGAGGTTGAACAGGAAAGGCCGCTGGCGAGATGGATCAACACTTCTGAAAATGGTGAAATGCGCAATTCATCTGGTTACTATATCAGTGATGAGGGTGTTTTTTTTCCGTTATCGGATAGTTATTCTGCAAGAGCATTGCTGGTATCCGGTTCTTTTTTTAGCGATGCGGAAAAATTGAAAACGACCAAAGGGGCTTCATTAATGGAGCTTTTGCGTTTTTTAAATACGGATCCGTTTTGGAAGGCACAAGTTGCGCAACTGAATGCAGATAAAGATGGTGAAATCTCTTTTATGACGGTCCTGGGTGATCAGCGCATTGAATTTGGGACAGCAGAAAATTACGTATCCAAGTTCAACAAGCTTAAAATGTTTTACAACGAGATACTGAGCCAGGACTGGAGCAGGTATAAAAAAATTAGTATTAAGTTTCAGAATCAAATAGTTTGTGAATAA
- a CDS encoding NADPH-dependent FMN reductase, translating into MTTTSSPIVIIVGTNRPNSMSRKIADYYQEILNNLNAPSTILDLVNLPHDFTVSAMYENSGKNEDFNNLKSLLEQTDKFVFIVPEYNGSYPGVLKAFIDGLPYPNSFTNKKAALVGLSSNMHGAALALSHLNDVFSYLGMNTLALRVKLGQIRTHYHERVISNALYKELLELQAGQMIHF; encoded by the coding sequence ATGACAACAACTTCTTCCCCAATCGTGATTATCGTTGGTACCAACAGGCCCAATTCCATGTCGCGAAAAATAGCTGATTATTACCAGGAAATTTTAAATAACCTGAATGCTCCGAGTACAATTCTGGATTTGGTAAACCTGCCGCATGATTTCACCGTATCTGCGATGTACGAAAATTCAGGAAAAAACGAAGATTTTAATAACCTGAAATCCTTGTTGGAACAAACAGACAAATTCGTTTTTATCGTCCCCGAATACAATGGTTCCTACCCGGGTGTTTTAAAAGCGTTTATCGACGGACTTCCGTATCCTAATAGTTTTACCAACAAAAAGGCTGCGCTGGTGGGCTTATCGTCCAATATGCATGGTGCTGCGTTGGCATTGAGCCATTTGAACGACGTATTCAGTTATTTGGGCATGAACACATTGGCATTGCGTGTAAAACTTGGCCAGATCCGCACACATTACCATGAACGCGTAATATCCAATGCCTTATATAAAGAGCTTCTGGAATTGCAGGCGGGTCAAATGATCCACTTTTAA
- the accD gene encoding acetyl-CoA carboxylase, carboxyltransferase subunit beta, protein MSWFIRKEKGINTPTEMKREAPDGLWYQCSNCKKITPTREHKQNAFTCPHCNYHEKVGSDVYFNILFDDNEFVELDENLTSADPLHFVDTKAYPDRIKSTMQKTGLKDAVRTGYGKMNELDIVIACMDFNFIGGSMGSVVGEKIARAISYALEHKHPFLMISKSGGARMMEAGFSLMQMAKTSARLAQLSKAKVPYISLLTDPTTGGVTASYAMLGDFNISEPEALIGFAGPRVIRETIGKDLPKGFQSAEFVLEHGFLDFIVDRKDLKDKLTSLLTMLR, encoded by the coding sequence ATGTCCTGGTTTATTCGGAAAGAGAAAGGTATTAATACACCCACCGAAATGAAGCGAGAAGCTCCTGATGGGTTGTGGTACCAGTGTTCTAATTGCAAAAAGATTACGCCTACCAGAGAACATAAGCAGAATGCTTTCACTTGCCCGCATTGCAATTACCACGAAAAAGTGGGTTCTGATGTTTATTTCAACATTTTATTCGACGATAACGAATTTGTAGAGCTCGACGAAAATCTTACGTCAGCCGATCCGCTGCATTTTGTTGATACAAAAGCTTATCCCGACCGCATTAAATCAACCATGCAGAAAACGGGCTTGAAAGATGCGGTGAGAACCGGTTACGGAAAAATGAATGAGCTGGATATTGTGATTGCATGCATGGATTTCAACTTCATTGGCGGGTCAATGGGTTCGGTTGTGGGTGAAAAAATTGCGCGTGCGATCAGCTATGCATTGGAACATAAGCATCCGTTTCTGATGATCTCGAAATCGGGTGGAGCGCGAATGATGGAGGCAGGATTTTCATTGATGCAAATGGCCAAAACATCGGCTCGTTTGGCACAATTATCCAAAGCTAAAGTTCCATATATATCCCTTTTGACAGATCCTACAACGGGCGGTGTAACAGCCTCCTACGCAATGCTGGGTGATTTTAATATTTCCGAACCAGAAGCTTTGATCGGATTTGCTGGTCCACGCGTTATACGGGAGACCATTGGCAAGGATTTGCCAAAAGGATTCCAAAGCGCTGAATTTGTTCTCGAACATGGATTCCTGGATTTCATTGTTGACCGCAAAGACCTGAAAGATAAATTAACCAGCCTGCTCACCATGCTTCGTTGA
- the murD gene encoding UDP-N-acetylmuramoyl-L-alanine--D-glutamate ligase — protein MFKSSLVQKKVVILGGGESGTGAAILAKSKGFDVFLSDRGQLNQKYIDILHRENIPFEQGIHSESRVLESDLIIKSPGIPDTVALIVALKEKGIPVISEIEFASRYTSAKLIAITGSNGKTTTTLLTYHLLKNAGLNVGLAGNIGDSFAWQVAEKQFDYYVLEISSFQLDNIQGFHPQIAVLLNITPDHLDRYAYNFQNYIDSKFKIVQNQTAADHLIYFDDSEVIVAELSKRNIDSQKIKISLANKLSEGAYLDGGKLTSNAPNGTFEQNFEELPIKGPHNAINALAAISVAQLVGVSSEKISEGLKSFTNAPHRLEEVEVIDEVTYINDSKATNVDSVFYALGSFERPIVLIAGGVDKGNDYSQIETLVRNKVKALIVLSKDFEKLESYFSGIVPQIYITQDVQAAVDKAQEWSVPGDIVLLSPACASFDLFKNYEDRGEKFKAAVRNLTSQK, from the coding sequence ATGTTTAAAAGTAGTCTTGTGCAAAAAAAGGTCGTTATTTTGGGTGGAGGAGAAAGCGGCACCGGAGCCGCAATCCTGGCCAAGTCCAAAGGTTTTGATGTGTTTTTGTCAGATCGTGGCCAATTGAACCAGAAATACATTGACATCCTTCACCGTGAAAACATTCCATTTGAGCAGGGAATTCATTCAGAATCAAGGGTTTTAGAAAGTGACCTGATCATCAAAAGCCCGGGTATTCCCGATACAGTCGCGCTGATCGTTGCATTGAAGGAAAAAGGGATTCCGGTTATTTCAGAGATCGAATTTGCATCCCGCTACACTTCGGCCAAACTGATTGCCATAACAGGCAGCAACGGCAAAACCACCACGACGCTTCTTACTTATCATCTTCTGAAAAATGCGGGGCTGAATGTTGGATTGGCAGGGAACATTGGCGACAGTTTTGCCTGGCAGGTTGCCGAAAAGCAATTCGACTATTATGTGTTGGAAATCAGCAGTTTTCAGTTAGATAATATTCAGGGTTTTCATCCGCAAATTGCTGTTCTGCTCAACATTACACCGGATCACCTGGATCGCTACGCGTATAATTTCCAGAACTACATTGATTCAAAGTTCAAAATCGTTCAAAATCAAACGGCAGCAGATCATCTCATTTACTTTGATGATAGTGAAGTGATCGTGGCTGAGCTCTCGAAACGAAACATTGATTCTCAAAAAATAAAAATATCGCTTGCCAATAAATTGTCAGAAGGTGCTTACCTGGACGGAGGGAAACTGACATCCAATGCTCCTAACGGAACATTTGAGCAAAACTTTGAAGAATTGCCTATTAAAGGCCCGCATAATGCGATTAATGCACTGGCAGCAATATCGGTTGCGCAGCTGGTGGGAGTGAGTTCGGAGAAAATTTCCGAAGGATTAAAATCCTTTACCAATGCGCCACACAGGCTTGAAGAAGTGGAAGTTATCGACGAAGTGACATACATTAACGACTCCAAAGCAACCAATGTGGATTCCGTTTTTTACGCGTTAGGCAGTTTCGAAAGGCCGATCGTTTTAATAGCTGGAGGGGTTGACAAAGGAAATGATTATAGCCAGATCGAAACGCTTGTGCGTAATAAAGTGAAGGCTTTGATAGTTCTTAGTAAAGATTTCGAAAAGTTGGAAAGTTACTTTTCAGGAATTGTCCCTCAAATATACATAACCCAGGATGTCCAGGCTGCGGTCGATAAGGCGCAGGAATGGAGTGTTCCGGGTGATATTGTACTTCTTTCTCCTGCCTGTGCAAGTTTTGATTTATTCAAAAACTATGAGGACAGGGGTGAAAAATTCAAAGCTGCGGTCAGAAATCTAACCAGTCAAAAATAA
- the murC gene encoding UDP-N-acetylmuramate--L-alanine ligase yields the protein MTNWKYIYFVGIGGIGMSALARWFKANGFNVAGYDKTLTTLVQKLMDENISVTLEDETGTIPAEFTANPDETLVIYTPAVPVQHKQMIYFRDNNFLILKRSQVLGLLTKNLRTIGVAGTHGKTTTSSMVAHILRHAKVNSTAFLGGITQNYGTNLLLNEPTDNLEEVFCVVEADEFDRSFLTLFPEIAIVTSTDADHLDIYGKHEAVLESFRDYVSQIDDDGVLFMREGLELASSTKARVFTYSLNSGAYHSTNIHIKNARFVFDLIHPDGKIEGIAMKIPGYHNIENSIAASAVALYLGVESDKIKEALENYGGVKRRFEYQLEEDGHIYIDDYAHHPTEIEAFLSSVKGLYPGRHVTAIFQPHLFTRTRDFAEGFAESLSLADRLLLLEIYPARELPIEGVNSEMLMERITAKEKQLITKDKVLSVLADLNTDIVVTIGAGDIDTLVEPIRNLLKDSIVNN from the coding sequence ATGACAAATTGGAAATACATATATTTTGTTGGCATCGGCGGAATAGGCATGAGCGCGCTGGCCCGATGGTTTAAGGCCAATGGATTTAATGTGGCCGGTTATGATAAGACCCTAACGACATTAGTCCAAAAATTAATGGACGAAAACATTTCGGTTACGCTTGAAGACGAGACTGGCACCATTCCTGCTGAATTTACTGCAAATCCTGATGAAACGCTTGTGATTTATACGCCGGCCGTTCCGGTCCAGCATAAGCAAATGATTTATTTCCGTGATAACAACTTCCTGATTTTGAAGCGTTCCCAGGTTTTGGGTCTGTTAACCAAAAATCTCAGGACAATCGGTGTTGCCGGGACACATGGAAAAACGACAACTTCCTCGATGGTAGCGCACATACTACGCCATGCGAAGGTGAACAGCACAGCTTTTTTGGGAGGGATTACTCAGAATTATGGGACAAATTTGCTGCTTAATGAGCCAACGGACAACTTGGAAGAGGTTTTCTGTGTGGTTGAAGCAGACGAATTTGACAGGTCTTTTTTAACATTATTTCCTGAAATAGCCATTGTTACTTCAACAGACGCAGACCATCTGGATATTTACGGAAAACATGAGGCCGTTTTGGAATCGTTTCGTGACTATGTGAGCCAGATCGATGACGATGGCGTGCTTTTTATGAGGGAAGGATTGGAATTGGCATCGTCCACAAAGGCCAGAGTCTTTACCTATTCGCTAAATTCAGGTGCTTATCATTCGACAAACATTCATATTAAAAATGCCCGTTTCGTATTTGACCTGATCCATCCCGATGGAAAAATAGAAGGCATAGCAATGAAGATTCCGGGTTATCATAACATTGAAAATTCAATAGCGGCGAGCGCAGTTGCTTTGTATTTAGGAGTTGAATCCGACAAAATTAAAGAAGCACTGGAAAATTATGGTGGCGTAAAACGCCGCTTTGAATATCAGCTGGAAGAGGATGGACACATTTACATTGACGATTACGCGCATCATCCGACGGAAATTGAAGCATTTCTTTCTTCGGTCAAAGGATTATATCCGGGAAGGCATGTGACGGCCATTTTTCAGCCGCACCTTTTCACCCGCACCCGCGATTTTGCAGAAGGCTTTGCAGAAAGCCTGTCACTGGCAGACCGGCTGCTTTTACTGGAAATTTATCCTGCAAGAGAATTGCCAATCGAGGGAGTGAATTCGGAAATGCTTATGGAAAGGATAACGGCAAAGGAGAAACAACTTATTACTAAAGATAAAGTTTTGAGCGTTTTAGCTGATTTAAATACGGATATTGTGGTTACAATTGGGGCCGGAGACATTGATACATTGGTGGAACCAATCAGGAACTTGCTGAAAGATTCAATTGTGAATAATTAG
- the ftsZ gene encoding cell division protein FtsZ: MNKSLLQSLDQDYIVNEIIKDQPTGEHQEEPAIIKVIGVGGGGSNAVNYMFERKIKDVEFAVCNTDRQALANSPVPVKIQLGATLTQGLGAGTDATKGKEAALETIEEIKALLGGSTQMVFITAGMGGGTGTGAAPVIAQLAKEMGKLTVAVVTAPYTWEGLDKKEQALEGIEQLKEYSDTVLVVLNDKLEELYEDMTLTQAFAEADGILLNAVKSISEIITTNGNINTDFKDVEKVLKNAGQSVMGTSESTGADRAQTAIREALDSPLLNDRDIRGAKRILVTLATSKKKEATMKEQREIWRYVLSQVGGEARMFKLGTITDDSLGDKLRVTIVAAGFDSIESPIPGIELKNAIKSKTPQAKPVVEEIKPIEEPAFEADLVVTSELEGATPTGPIELVIDRNIISDGFSTLPITDVEGNNDWNNDEFEKLDVMVASFKDGLVKYGDLEGPAFRRSRVELWKRPAVPATEMEQHWLK, translated from the coding sequence ATGAATAAAAGCTTGTTGCAATCTCTGGACCAGGACTACATTGTAAATGAAATCATTAAAGACCAGCCCACCGGCGAACACCAGGAAGAACCGGCGATTATCAAGGTAATTGGTGTTGGGGGTGGGGGAAGCAATGCTGTAAACTACATGTTTGAAAGAAAGATCAAAGATGTAGAGTTTGCAGTTTGTAATACAGATCGCCAGGCGCTTGCCAATAGTCCTGTGCCCGTGAAAATCCAGCTCGGTGCTACATTAACGCAAGGTTTGGGAGCGGGAACGGATGCTACCAAAGGCAAGGAAGCCGCTTTGGAAACGATAGAGGAAATCAAAGCGCTGCTCGGCGGATCAACCCAAATGGTGTTTATTACTGCCGGTATGGGTGGTGGAACCGGAACTGGAGCTGCCCCTGTCATTGCGCAGCTCGCAAAGGAAATGGGCAAGCTTACAGTAGCCGTTGTAACAGCACCTTATACATGGGAAGGCCTCGACAAAAAAGAGCAGGCACTGGAAGGAATTGAACAACTGAAAGAGTACAGTGACACCGTGCTGGTGGTTTTGAATGATAAGCTGGAAGAGCTTTACGAGGATATGACGCTGACACAGGCTTTTGCAGAGGCGGACGGAATTCTTCTGAATGCTGTAAAAAGTATTTCCGAGATTATCACGACAAACGGAAATATCAACACAGACTTTAAAGACGTTGAGAAGGTCCTTAAAAATGCCGGACAATCGGTAATGGGAACGTCTGAGTCAACCGGAGCCGACCGCGCGCAAACGGCTATTAGAGAAGCTTTGGATTCACCGCTTTTGAATGACAGGGATATCCGCGGAGCAAAACGCATCCTCGTAACCTTGGCCACGAGCAAGAAGAAAGAAGCCACGATGAAGGAGCAGCGTGAAATCTGGCGTTATGTGCTATCACAAGTGGGTGGCGAAGCGCGGATGTTCAAGCTGGGAACCATCACGGACGATTCTTTGGGTGATAAATTAAGGGTTACCATTGTTGCCGCAGGATTTGACAGTATTGAGTCGCCGATCCCGGGAATTGAGCTGAAAAACGCCATTAAATCTAAAACGCCCCAGGCAAAACCTGTTGTTGAAGAGATAAAGCCAATTGAAGAACCTGCGTTTGAAGCGGATCTGGTTGTAACCAGCGAATTGGAAGGTGCAACACCAACCGGTCCGATTGAACTGGTCATAGATCGTAACATTATCTCTGACGGATTCTCCACGTTGCCTATCACCGACGTTGAAGGCAATAATGATTGGAATAATGACGAATTCGAAAAGCTGGATGTTATGGTTGCATCCTTTAAAGACGGCCTGGTTAAATACGGGGATCTTGAAGGCCCGGCATTCCGCCGCAGCCGCGTAGAGCTCTGGAAACGCCCGGCAGTTCCAGCCACTGAAATGGAACAGCACTGGTTGAAATAG